One part of the Terrimicrobium sacchariphilum genome encodes these proteins:
- a CDS encoding SGNH/GDSL hydrolase family protein: MKLSFLLPALGLSLVAATVSAQEPLPSDDGSSITTVVTKVQPSKASPLPVAIPADHAAVRYSGRFEKKEDAAMVCAWPASAVTLRFQGTGAVANLGIGGNRVLVVVDGKPVKVLTGNSQEVGKVVPTVRLYSLAEGLPAGEHTITLVKITEANLGNVAFSGFQLPEGAAAKESPAPERKIQVIGDSISAGYGNEAASQKEHFSAETQNAYLTYGAMAARAFGADYTCQAWSGRTMWPKFTLPEVYGRTLPRDAASVWAGDAKKPDVILVNLCTNDFSKGAPEEEAWVAAYHAFLAQLRKEAPDATIYCAQGPMINDGYPAGGQAGTKSRLYIQRIVKECNDAGDAKVHYLEFPTQNIATDGVGADYHPNLVTHRKMADKFVAAIKQDLGWEPAKQ, encoded by the coding sequence ATGAAACTCTCATTCCTCCTTCCCGCCCTCGGTCTTTCCCTCGTCGCCGCCACTGTTTCCGCCCAGGAACCGCTTCCCTCGGACGACGGCTCATCCATCACCACGGTCGTCACCAAGGTGCAGCCATCGAAGGCCTCGCCGCTGCCGGTCGCCATCCCCGCGGATCACGCTGCTGTCCGATACTCCGGCCGGTTTGAGAAAAAGGAGGATGCCGCCATGGTGTGCGCCTGGCCCGCCAGCGCGGTCACTCTGCGCTTTCAGGGCACCGGGGCGGTGGCCAATCTCGGCATCGGTGGCAACCGCGTCCTCGTCGTGGTGGACGGCAAGCCGGTCAAGGTATTGACTGGCAACTCTCAGGAGGTCGGCAAGGTCGTGCCGACCGTCAGGCTTTACTCCCTGGCCGAGGGCCTGCCCGCCGGGGAGCACACGATCACGCTGGTCAAGATCACGGAAGCCAACCTGGGGAACGTGGCCTTCTCTGGCTTCCAGCTCCCGGAGGGCGCTGCCGCCAAGGAATCTCCCGCTCCCGAGCGCAAGATCCAGGTGATCGGGGACTCCATCAGCGCCGGATATGGAAATGAAGCCGCCAGCCAGAAGGAGCACTTTTCCGCCGAGACCCAGAACGCGTATCTCACCTATGGAGCGATGGCGGCCCGCGCCTTCGGCGCCGACTACACCTGCCAGGCGTGGTCGGGACGGACGATGTGGCCAAAGTTCACGCTGCCCGAGGTTTACGGTCGCACGCTCCCCCGCGACGCGGCCTCAGTCTGGGCCGGAGACGCAAAGAAACCCGACGTCATCCTGGTGAACCTCTGCACCAACGATTTCTCCAAGGGTGCGCCGGAGGAGGAAGCCTGGGTCGCGGCCTATCACGCCTTCCTCGCCCAGCTCCGCAAGGAGGCTCCAGATGCCACGATCTACTGCGCCCAGGGACCGATGATCAACGACGGGTATCCCGCCGGGGGCCAGGCTGGAACCAAGTCCCGGCTGTACATCCAGCGCATCGTCAAGGAGTGCAACGATGCCGGTGACGCCAAGGTCCATTACCTGGAGTTTCCCACGCAAAACATCGCCACCGACGGCGTGGGTGCCGACTACCACCCCAACCTCGTGACCCACCGCAAGATGGCCGACAAGTTCGTCGCCGCCATCAAGCAGGACCTCGGCTGGGAACCCGCGAAGCAGTAA
- a CDS encoding beta strand repeat-containing protein (PEP-CTERM proteins occur, often in large numbers, in the proteomes of bacteria that also encode an exosortase, a predicted intramembrane cysteine proteinase. The presence of a PEP-CTERM domain at a protein's C-terminus predicts cleavage within the sorting domain, followed by covalent anchoring to some some component of the (usually Gram-negative) cell surface. Many PEP-CTERM proteins exhibit an unusual sequence composition that includes large numbers of potential glycosylation sites. Expression of one such protein has been shown restore the ability of a bacterium to form floc, a type of biofilm.) — MKHSPSPSRWYGYSRNRLGLFCLAALSLVVGRTQAATDLTWDTGSGGGIQTANGNWDLTTTNWTSDGGASRVAWVNANLDNAIFTTIASAYNVTLTTPIVANNISFSSNGAGKVTLQSSQLTFGGTINVATGNVVAIGSQLSGAGSIVSAGTLTLSGATNNFTGGVTLNTGSNLILSGAGLGNDVLGTGLLTLNGGMLSTNLFTSETSLVNNMLFGGDFTFNHTTGGLSGAVDLGGATRTISGVGTNSATFSGVVTNGGIIISGAAGLGLSNVANTFSGGVTIASGSKLSYTGTSYSGSAGAVTAGSLGTGTLVFENGSTFVNTGSNSKLGNNMVANGNLSLNTNLMRFEGAFDLGGATRTITMLSTTGVTFAGKISNGGIIFAGTSGAISLTNTESDFAGGVTVGPNTNLSITGNSVGTPGAVTKGPLGTGVLTINGGKISTNYTSNIYNNTTVGGDFTIVPDASSYFYGDWDLGASVRTVDVRSEFTNRSLQLGNVIKGSGGLTFTTSTNSSYVSSIVMSGSASNTYTGVTTMNGAASTASLTLNKSGGATAIAGDLTITSGTVKYSSNNNQIADTSKVTVNGASAILDLAANRSDTVGTVVLDGGGSITGTGTSTLTSTGSFDFRSGSVTAILAGSGITLTKTTADSVTLSGVNTYTGATTITQGTLVLGTTGSIASSTIGFGVTDSASGLLTAQNTLFAFSGTLTLDLTSVTLTQASWTLFNGSAFGIGDLNLGNVTSNLAALTFVNDGSGNWSGTDASSRTWTFSEDLGTLSVVPEPATWALLGAGVLMLVIVRRRRIV; from the coding sequence ATGAAACACTCCCCCTCGCCATCACGCTGGTACGGATATTCCCGGAATCGCCTCGGGCTCTTTTGCCTTGCGGCTCTGTCCCTTGTCGTGGGGCGGACCCAGGCTGCGACAGACCTCACCTGGGATACCGGATCCGGTGGAGGCATCCAGACTGCAAACGGAAACTGGGATCTCACCACGACAAACTGGACCAGCGACGGGGGCGCCTCGCGGGTGGCGTGGGTCAACGCCAATCTCGACAATGCCATTTTTACCACCATCGCGAGCGCTTATAATGTGACGCTAACAACCCCGATCGTTGCTAATAATATCTCGTTCTCCAGCAACGGAGCCGGCAAGGTCACGCTCCAATCCTCGCAGTTGACTTTTGGCGGTACGATCAACGTGGCAACGGGCAATGTCGTGGCCATCGGCAGCCAGCTCTCCGGCGCGGGGTCGATCGTCAGCGCGGGTACTCTCACCCTGAGCGGAGCAACGAATAACTTCACCGGCGGAGTGACACTCAACACCGGGTCCAACCTGATTCTCAGCGGTGCGGGACTCGGAAACGATGTGCTCGGAACTGGTCTGCTGACCCTGAACGGGGGTATGCTGAGCACCAACTTGTTTACCTCGGAGACCTCGCTGGTAAATAACATGCTCTTCGGAGGCGACTTTACGTTCAATCATACGACCGGAGGTCTTTCGGGCGCGGTTGATCTCGGCGGGGCCACCCGCACCATCTCGGGGGTCGGCACCAACAGTGCGACATTCTCCGGTGTCGTCACCAATGGAGGTATTATCATTTCCGGGGCGGCCGGTCTTGGCCTCAGCAATGTCGCCAATACCTTCTCGGGAGGTGTCACGATCGCTTCTGGTTCGAAGCTGTCCTACACGGGAACAAGTTACAGCGGAAGCGCCGGGGCGGTCACGGCGGGCTCCCTGGGCACGGGAACGCTCGTTTTTGAGAACGGCTCGACCTTCGTTAATACTGGTAGCAATTCCAAGCTGGGAAACAACATGGTGGCCAATGGAAATCTGTCGCTTAATACGAATCTCATGAGGTTCGAGGGAGCGTTTGATCTGGGCGGAGCCACCCGTACGATCACGATGCTAAGCACCACCGGCGTGACTTTCGCCGGCAAGATCTCCAATGGCGGCATCATTTTCGCCGGCACCTCCGGAGCAATTTCATTGACGAATACCGAAAGCGATTTCGCGGGAGGCGTCACCGTTGGCCCCAATACCAATCTGAGCATTACGGGCAACTCGGTCGGGACGCCCGGTGCCGTGACCAAAGGTCCGCTGGGAACCGGCGTACTGACGATCAATGGCGGCAAGATCAGCACGAACTACACCTCCAACATCTATAACAACACGACCGTGGGCGGGGACTTCACCATCGTTCCCGATGCCAGCTCCTACTTCTACGGCGACTGGGACCTGGGGGCCTCCGTTCGTACGGTGGACGTTCGCTCCGAGTTTACGAATAGAAGCCTACAACTCGGCAATGTCATCAAGGGCTCCGGCGGGCTCACCTTTACGACATCAACGAATTCGTCTTACGTCAGCAGCATCGTCATGAGCGGCTCGGCCTCCAATACCTACACCGGTGTGACGACGATGAACGGAGCGGCCTCCACGGCCTCCCTCACCCTGAACAAAAGCGGCGGGGCCACCGCGATCGCCGGGGATCTGACCATTACCAGCGGCACGGTGAAGTATTCCTCCAACAACAACCAGATCGCCGACACCAGCAAGGTGACCGTCAATGGAGCCAGTGCGATCCTCGACCTGGCCGCCAATCGCTCCGATACCGTGGGCACGGTCGTCCTCGACGGCGGCGGCAGCATCACGGGTACCGGTACCTCCACGCTGACCAGTACGGGATCGTTCGATTTCCGCAGTGGCTCGGTCACGGCCATCCTCGCCGGAAGCGGCATCACACTGACCAAGACCACCGCGGACTCTGTGACACTTTCCGGGGTAAATACCTATACCGGCGCCACCACGATCACCCAGGGAACCCTCGTGCTGGGAACCACGGGAAGCATCGCCAGCTCGACCATCGGGTTTGGCGTGACGGATTCCGCCAGCGGCCTGCTGACCGCGCAGAACACGCTCTTCGCCTTCAGCGGCACACTCACCCTGGATCTGACCTCGGTGACCCTGACCCAGGCCTCATGGACTTTGTTCAACGGCTCGGCCTTTGGCATTGGCGACCTCAATCTCGGGAACGTGACCTCGAATCTCGCCGCACTCACCTTCGTCAACGACGGTTCAGGCAACTGGAGCGGCACGGACGCGAGCAGCCGTACATGGACCTTCTCGGAGGATCTGGGTACCCTTTCCGTGGTGCCGGAGCCCGCCACCTGGGCGCTTCTCGGAGCGGGTGTGCTGATGCTGGTGATCGTCCGCCGTCGCCGCATCGTCTGA
- a CDS encoding sialate O-acetylesterase, which produces MRSFLPWFRAGVRSAGVALLLTPAASLLRAEVVPAQMFQDHAVLQRSEHTPIWGRAEPGERVHVRIAGLEGETRADDEGRWRVDLDLSSAPAGPFNLTIAGANQIVLRDILVGEVWLCSGQSNMEWTVRDSIPEEDVTGNPSSTLRLFNARSPGSTSPQAGLLGRPGAPGPQNAWSVDSSGSAAGFSAVAYFFGKKLNRELGVPVGLINASWGGTPIEAWLSAGAMESDPDLREPKNNLLAAVASYPTRLDAYRRDYPAWEEKHQRRDVPAQDAAAFASPGSPGDGWTPVEFPDPALAKLLPDGGAVWLRSTVRIPKDLEGKPLTIVPGVIAGFDQVYWNGRKVGETTARSEGVANDRVYRIPPELVQAGEATVAIRIFAPAGGAGIDLSSLPQWRSPLHLFEGAWEAQVEYRLPPLSPAARGELPGAPVKPAEMQNVATALFNGVIHPLIPYGIRGAIWYQGETNVGLSHQYRSTLALLIRDWRSHWDRGTFPFYLCQLAGQGPKQDRPGPSMWAEIRESQLKSLDQPETGVAVTIDLTENNVHFRRKRPAAIALAQTYGRGGAFSGPIYDSFQKAGREIRVKFRHADGGLVARELPDVYVPDTANPGKTLPLVQPTPGSELQGFLICGADRNWQWASARIDGDEVVVWSTNVADPVAVRYAWSDNPVCNLFNGAGFPASPFRTDDFPGVNDSARYNGRPY; this is translated from the coding sequence ATGAGATCTTTCCTTCCTTGGTTTCGCGCTGGAGTTCGCAGCGCGGGTGTCGCGCTTTTGTTGACTCCGGCAGCTTCTTTGCTCCGGGCGGAGGTCGTTCCTGCGCAGATGTTTCAGGATCACGCCGTGCTGCAGAGATCGGAGCACACTCCGATCTGGGGTCGCGCGGAGCCGGGCGAGCGGGTGCATGTGAGGATTGCCGGTCTTGAGGGGGAAACCCGGGCCGATGACGAGGGACGCTGGAGGGTCGACCTGGATCTCTCCTCTGCCCCGGCGGGGCCTTTTAACCTCACCATCGCGGGTGCCAACCAGATCGTGCTGCGCGACATCCTCGTGGGTGAGGTGTGGCTTTGCTCCGGCCAGTCCAACATGGAGTGGACCGTCCGGGATTCCATCCCGGAGGAGGACGTGACAGGGAATCCCAGCTCCACCCTGCGGCTGTTCAACGCGCGATCGCCCGGAAGCACGAGCCCCCAGGCCGGCCTGCTTGGCCGCCCGGGTGCGCCGGGACCGCAGAATGCCTGGAGTGTTGACTCGTCCGGGAGCGCGGCGGGTTTTTCGGCGGTTGCGTACTTCTTCGGCAAAAAGCTCAATCGCGAGCTGGGCGTGCCGGTGGGATTGATCAACGCGTCGTGGGGAGGCACTCCCATCGAGGCCTGGCTGAGCGCCGGGGCGATGGAGAGCGACCCCGATCTGCGGGAGCCGAAGAACAACCTGCTCGCTGCTGTGGCAAGCTATCCCACGCGTCTCGACGCCTATCGCCGGGACTACCCCGCATGGGAGGAGAAGCACCAGCGGCGTGACGTGCCGGCGCAGGATGCCGCCGCCTTTGCCTCACCCGGATCGCCCGGAGACGGATGGACGCCCGTGGAATTTCCTGATCCCGCGCTGGCGAAGCTCCTGCCCGATGGCGGAGCGGTCTGGCTGCGGTCCACCGTCCGCATTCCCAAGGACCTCGAGGGGAAGCCCCTCACGATCGTGCCGGGTGTGATCGCGGGCTTTGACCAGGTTTACTGGAATGGCCGCAAGGTGGGCGAGACAACCGCCCGCTCGGAAGGGGTGGCCAATGACCGCGTCTACCGGATTCCGCCCGAGCTGGTCCAGGCCGGGGAAGCGACCGTGGCCATCCGTATCTTTGCGCCTGCGGGCGGCGCGGGGATCGATCTCAGCTCGCTCCCCCAGTGGAGGAGTCCGCTGCATTTGTTTGAGGGTGCCTGGGAGGCGCAGGTGGAGTATCGACTGCCTCCGCTGTCTCCGGCAGCGCGCGGGGAGCTCCCGGGCGCTCCGGTCAAGCCCGCCGAGATGCAGAATGTCGCCACCGCGCTGTTCAACGGCGTCATCCATCCGCTGATTCCCTACGGCATACGGGGAGCCATCTGGTACCAGGGGGAAACCAATGTCGGCCTCTCGCACCAGTATCGCTCCACCCTGGCGCTGCTCATCCGGGACTGGCGGAGCCATTGGGATCGCGGGACTTTTCCCTTCTACCTTTGCCAGCTCGCGGGGCAGGGGCCGAAGCAGGACCGGCCAGGGCCGTCGATGTGGGCCGAGATCCGCGAGTCGCAGTTGAAGTCCCTCGACCAACCCGAGACCGGCGTGGCCGTGACCATCGATCTCACGGAAAACAACGTGCATTTCCGCCGAAAGCGTCCCGCCGCAATCGCCCTCGCCCAGACCTACGGCAGAGGCGGTGCTTTCTCGGGTCCGATCTACGATTCCTTTCAAAAGGCGGGTCGGGAGATCCGGGTGAAGTTCCGCCATGCCGACGGCGGCCTCGTCGCGAGGGAGTTGCCCGATGTCTATGTTCCGGATACGGCCAATCCCGGGAAAACCCTGCCCCTGGTCCAGCCCACCCCTGGCAGCGAGTTGCAGGGATTTCTCATCTGCGGAGCGGACCGGAACTGGCAATGGGCCAGCGCACGGATCGATGGCGACGAAGTCGTCGTCTGGTCAACGAACGTGGCCGATCCTGTCGCCGTTCGCTATGCCTGGTCGGACAACCCGGTCTGCAATCTCTTCAATGGAGCCGGTTTCCCTGCATCGCCCTTCCGCACGGACGACTTTCCCGGCGTGAACGACAGCGCGCGCTACAACGGCAGGCCGTATTGA